A DNA window from Deinococcus arcticus contains the following coding sequences:
- a CDS encoding S8 family serine peptidase: MTTMFPRFSSIALLSATLLVACGPGGGGTPPEPVVPPAVQLPAPPTTPVPAPQYIPAAGWWNGKKAEGPWCAGKPSTQSLGTLTRRAPLAVPTAEMKALSGLSRDLTGPSAQSTGASDLAVLLPTETNASEALEVLKSSGVNVTGEFGYWATIRASNSQAASLVRRGTVQYAEKLPTFKPVGLPEPIDATMRNQNTYLPMMNSQAAWSQLELGCDHPVVAVIDSGWSGSTTHAEHNLVPKNAWLNVIKGEQGNADAMPTKQAEAEHGASVAGVIAMTTNGFGAGAGVSYNLAKVLPISAMDTNGLIWGPAAARGIEYALGSTTINGKTFVNPYPASVINLSFGSDPTLSPSQFFQSFFTAAANKGVVIVAAVGNELSHGTNDTAGLNHSIGAAGVMFDGNRWVDPYQANFGSNHGPGVDVAAPAMAVPSMVDGRDTYWSGTSMSSPWVAAQIVMWMYANQHHRADGSKTLGLKGDALYNKLYACFAAIGSNRGTKDEYLGYGKLDTGRLVSPTETACR, encoded by the coding sequence ATGACGACTATGTTCCCCCGTTTCTCGTCCATTGCTCTGCTGTCGGCGACGCTCCTCGTGGCCTGTGGTCCTGGGGGCGGCGGCACCCCGCCTGAGCCTGTGGTGCCACCTGCCGTGCAGCTGCCTGCGCCTCCCACGACACCGGTACCCGCGCCGCAGTACATCCCGGCCGCCGGCTGGTGGAACGGCAAGAAAGCCGAAGGCCCCTGGTGCGCGGGCAAGCCCAGCACCCAGAGCCTGGGCACGCTGACGCGGCGCGCTCCTCTGGCTGTGCCCACCGCGGAGATGAAGGCACTGTCTGGTCTGAGCCGTGACCTCACCGGCCCATCCGCGCAAAGCACGGGCGCCAGCGACCTCGCTGTCCTGCTGCCGACCGAAACGAATGCCAGCGAAGCCCTGGAGGTTCTGAAGAGCAGCGGCGTGAACGTCACCGGCGAATTCGGCTACTGGGCCACCATCCGTGCCTCGAACAGTCAAGCGGCCAGCCTCGTGCGCCGCGGCACTGTGCAATACGCCGAGAAACTGCCCACCTTCAAGCCCGTCGGCCTGCCTGAGCCCATTGACGCCACCATGCGCAACCAGAACACCTATCTGCCGATGATGAACTCGCAGGCGGCATGGTCCCAGTTGGAGTTGGGCTGTGACCACCCCGTCGTTGCCGTGATCGACAGTGGCTGGAGTGGCAGCACCACGCACGCCGAACACAACCTGGTGCCCAAGAACGCGTGGCTGAACGTGATCAAAGGCGAACAGGGCAACGCCGACGCTATGCCAACGAAGCAGGCTGAAGCTGAACACGGCGCGTCCGTTGCGGGCGTCATCGCCATGACCACCAATGGATTCGGTGCAGGAGCAGGCGTGTCCTACAACCTTGCCAAGGTGCTGCCGATCTCGGCCATGGACACGAACGGATTGATCTGGGGGCCTGCTGCCGCCCGAGGTATTGAATACGCCCTGGGCAGCACCACCATCAACGGCAAGACCTTCGTCAACCCGTACCCCGCCTCGGTCATCAACCTGTCGTTCGGCTCGGACCCTACACTCTCGCCCAGCCAGTTCTTCCAGAGCTTCTTCACGGCTGCCGCGAACAAGGGCGTGGTGATCGTTGCTGCCGTTGGCAACGAACTGAGCCACGGCACCAACGACACGGCTGGCCTGAACCACTCCATCGGCGCGGCCGGCGTGATGTTCGACGGCAACCGCTGGGTGGATCCTTATCAGGCCAACTTCGGCAGCAACCATGGTCCTGGGGTGGATGTGGCCGCACCTGCCATGGCCGTCCCTTCAATGGTCGACGGCCGCGACACCTACTGGAGCGGCACCAGCATGTCTTCGCCCTGGGTGGCCGCGCAGATTGTCATGTGGATGTATGCCAACCAGCACCACCGCGCTGACGGCAGCAAGACACTGGGCCTCAAGGGTGACGCGCTGTACAACAAGCTGTACGCCTGCTTCGCGGCCATCGGCAGCAACCGCGGCACCAAAGATGAGTACCTGGGGTACGGCAAGCTCGACACCGGGCGCCTGGTCTCTCCCACCGAAACCGCCTGCCGCTGA